From a region of the Pectobacterium aquaticum genome:
- a CDS encoding LysR family transcriptional regulator, protein MQNRHHLELTWLEDCVALAQSLNFSRAAASRYVTQPAFSRRIVSLEEWLGTPLFERNRRGVSLTRAGEVFVTQIPELIRALYTLRSESIEAAGETKPDVIFSATHSLSFSFFPALMRNNEKIARFGSFRLLSDTLSACERMIDKGDAQFLLCYYHPHMHINLDQSKYLSVRLGRETLLPYSRCDPATREPVWHASGSKKFPFLSYSAESGLGRILSNTSQVNRARRGMDIAFTADLAATLLAMVRAGDGIAWLPETLAAPDVDAGSIAVAAKKDSALWIPIDIRLFRPAARMSRAVEELWEIFVDGQI, encoded by the coding sequence ATGCAAAACAGGCATCATCTTGAATTAACCTGGCTTGAGGACTGTGTGGCTCTGGCACAGTCCCTGAATTTCTCCCGTGCAGCAGCTTCACGATATGTGACGCAGCCAGCATTCAGCAGGAGAATTGTTTCGCTGGAAGAGTGGCTTGGAACCCCGCTTTTTGAAAGAAATCGTCGGGGCGTCAGCCTGACGCGCGCCGGGGAGGTTTTCGTCACGCAGATCCCTGAACTTATTCGCGCACTCTATACCCTGAGAAGTGAATCTATAGAAGCTGCGGGAGAAACCAAACCGGACGTTATTTTTTCCGCTACACACTCTCTGTCATTTTCATTTTTTCCGGCGCTGATGCGTAATAACGAAAAAATCGCGCGCTTCGGCTCTTTTCGCCTGTTATCTGACACGTTAAGTGCCTGCGAACGTATGATTGACAAAGGTGACGCACAGTTTCTACTTTGTTATTACCATCCTCATATGCACATCAATCTCGATCAGTCCAAATACCTCAGCGTCCGGCTCGGACGGGAAACTTTACTGCCTTATTCCAGATGCGACCCGGCAACCCGCGAGCCGGTCTGGCATGCTTCAGGCAGTAAAAAGTTTCCCTTCCTGTCCTATTCAGCGGAGTCCGGACTCGGCCGGATCCTTTCCAACACTTCACAGGTAAATCGTGCCAGACGTGGGATGGATATCGCGTTCACTGCTGATCTTGCTGCCACATTACTGGCTATGGTCAGGGCCGGCGACGGCATCGCATGGCTACCAGAAACCCTAGCAGCGCCGGATGTGGATGCCGGCTCCATTGCCGTTGCGGCTAAGAAAGACAGTGCGCTTTGGATACCCATAGACATCAGACTTTTCAGACCCGCAGCAAGGATGTCCCGGGCAGTAGAAGAGTTGTGGGAAATTTTCGTAGACGGCCAAATATGA
- a CDS encoding mandelate racemase/muconate lactonizing enzyme family protein, giving the protein MRILDVVEITKPIASPIRNAYIDFSKMTASLVAVVTDVEVDGRRVVGYGFNSNGRYGQGGLIRERFRNRILEAEPESLLNAKGDNLDPHKIWNVMMSNEKPGGHGERSVAVGTLDMAIWDATAKIANKPLFRLLAEMKGVEANPRVFVYAAGGYYYPGKDLSALRQEMRGYLNRGYNVVKMKIGGASLEEDRRRIEAVLEEIGSEARLAVDANGRFNLETGIAYAKMLREYPLFWYEEVGDPLDYSLQAALSEFYPGSMATGENLFSHQDARNLLRYGGMRPDRDYLQFDCALSYGLVEYLRTLDVLEQFGWSPSRCIPHGGHQMSLNIAAGLGLGGNESYPDLFQPYGGFPDSVKVEGGHIIMPELPGIGFEGKSDLIKEMQALAE; this is encoded by the coding sequence ATGCGTATCCTTGACGTTGTAGAAATTACCAAACCCATTGCTTCCCCTATCCGTAACGCTTACATCGATTTCAGCAAGATGACGGCCAGTCTGGTTGCCGTTGTGACAGATGTTGAGGTAGACGGACGCCGCGTAGTGGGATACGGCTTCAACTCTAACGGCCGTTACGGTCAGGGTGGGCTTATCCGTGAACGCTTCCGTAACCGCATCCTCGAAGCCGAACCTGAAAGCCTGCTGAATGCCAAAGGCGACAACCTGGATCCGCATAAGATCTGGAACGTCATGATGAGCAACGAAAAGCCGGGCGGTCACGGCGAACGTTCAGTTGCGGTAGGTACGCTGGACATGGCTATCTGGGATGCAACCGCAAAAATTGCTAACAAGCCGTTGTTCCGCCTGTTGGCAGAAATGAAGGGGGTTGAGGCTAATCCGCGCGTCTTCGTATACGCAGCTGGCGGTTATTATTATCCAGGTAAAGACCTGAGCGCGCTGCGTCAGGAAATGCGCGGCTACCTGAACCGCGGCTACAACGTCGTGAAAATGAAAATTGGTGGCGCATCTCTGGAAGAAGACCGCCGTCGTATTGAAGCCGTGCTGGAAGAAATCGGTAGCGAAGCACGACTCGCCGTTGATGCCAATGGCCGCTTCAATCTGGAAACCGGTATTGCCTACGCGAAAATGCTGCGCGAATACCCGCTGTTCTGGTATGAAGAGGTCGGTGACCCGCTTGATTACTCCCTGCAGGCCGCGCTGTCAGAGTTCTACCCGGGCTCAATGGCCACGGGTGAAAACCTCTTCTCTCATCAGGATGCCCGTAACCTGCTGCGTTATGGCGGTATGCGTCCTGACCGTGACTACCTGCAGTTTGACTGCGCGCTCTCTTATGGTCTGGTTGAGTATCTGCGTACGCTTGATGTGCTTGAGCAGTTTGGCTGGTCACCGTCACGCTGCATTCCTCACGGCGGTCACCAGATGTCCCTGAACATTGCCGCCGGTCTCGGCCTGGGTGGCAATGAAAGTTATCCCGATCTGTTCCAGCCTTACGGCGGTTTCCCGGACTCAGTGAAGGTAGAAGGTGGCCATATCATCATGCCGGAACTGCCGGGTATTGGTTTTGAGGGTAAATCAGACCTCATCAAAGAAATGCAGGCTCTGGCTGAATAA
- a CDS encoding ISAs1 family transposase, with translation MQLDAFSEFFSELHDPRQSAKISYPLFDILFLTVCAVIGGCEGWEDIEDFGQAHSRWFQDKGLFPNGLPVHDTIARVMSSLAPEQFQACFLKWMQAVNSRAKGELIAIDGKVLRSSYNRDDRQSTIHMVSAFASANSMVLGQVKTDEKSNEIKAIPELLALLDMTGCLISIDAMGCQTEIAAQIVDKGGDYLLAVKGNQETLHRAVRKSLAPLIREGSHQAKIEQSRGRTELREYHVMPAGDMVKQFSSWKGLSTLGVAIGYRRDSKGNESLEYRYYISSAALTEEQLAKAVRGHWGIENQLHWVLDVTMKEDACSIYRGEAAQILATVRHMALNMLRAEKGKTASIRRKQKIAAMNSDYLEQVIVAGITAASEK, from the coding sequence ATGCAGCTCGATGCCTTTTCTGAGTTCTTTTCCGAACTTCACGACCCGCGCCAATCCGCGAAAATATCCTATCCACTCTTCGACATTCTGTTCCTGACAGTTTGCGCTGTCATCGGTGGCTGCGAGGGCTGGGAAGATATTGAAGATTTCGGGCAAGCGCATAGTCGCTGGTTCCAGGATAAAGGATTGTTTCCAAATGGCTTACCCGTTCACGATACCATTGCTAGAGTGATGTCCAGCCTAGCTCCCGAGCAGTTTCAGGCCTGCTTCCTCAAGTGGATGCAAGCAGTCAACTCTCGTGCCAAGGGGGAGCTGATCGCCATTGATGGCAAGGTTCTGCGTAGTTCCTATAACCGGGACGACCGACAATCGACCATCCATATGGTCAGTGCATTTGCCAGCGCCAACAGCATGGTGCTCGGGCAAGTAAAAACAGACGAAAAATCCAATGAAATTAAAGCGATCCCTGAATTGCTGGCATTGCTCGATATGACGGGTTGCCTGATTTCGATTGATGCGATGGGTTGCCAGACTGAGATTGCCGCCCAGATTGTGGACAAGGGTGGCGACTATCTGTTGGCCGTCAAAGGCAATCAAGAAACCCTGCATCGCGCCGTTCGCAAGTCCCTTGCCCCTCTGATACGGGAAGGCAGTCATCAAGCCAAGATCGAACAATCACGAGGCCGGACAGAGCTCCGAGAATACCATGTGATGCCAGCAGGCGACATGGTAAAACAATTTTCTAGCTGGAAGGGCTTGAGCACGCTGGGCGTGGCGATTGGCTACCGCCGTGATAGCAAGGGCAACGAATCACTGGAATATCGCTATTACATCAGTTCAGCTGCGTTGACCGAAGAACAATTGGCCAAAGCCGTGCGCGGTCATTGGGGAATAGAAAATCAACTGCACTGGGTACTGGACGTCACGATGAAAGAAGATGCGTGCTCTATCTATCGTGGAGAAGCGGCTCAGATATTGGCAACAGTGAGGCATATGGCGCTGAATATGCTGCGAGCGGAGAAAGGCAAAACAGCCAGCATCAGACGCAAACAAAAGATAGCCGCGATGAATAGCGACTATCTGGAGCAAGTCATTGTGGCTGGAATTACAGCAGCGAGTGAAAAATGA
- a CDS encoding fumarylacetoacetate hydrolase family protein produces the protein MKLLSYLTPEGYKSYGILQGEAIIDLRSRTDIDTTDLKSFIRERGIAAAGGYISHEPDYQLSEITFLPVIENPGKILCVGMNYQTKRTEFSITSDAPTLFIRFPDSQTAHLGEIMKPVLSDQLDYEGELVIIIGKPGLNITEQDAAEYIAGYSCYMDGSVRDWQHTWFTAGKNWSKTGGFGPWLVTCDEVPDPQKLQIKTWLNGESVQQDNTANMVHSISKIISYVSTFTQLSPGDVILTGSPGSVGRSRNPQIFLNDGDVIEVEIESIGRLTNFVVAASK, from the coding sequence ATGAAGCTTTTAAGTTATCTCACACCTGAAGGATATAAAAGTTACGGTATTCTACAGGGCGAGGCAATTATTGATCTAAGAAGCCGGACAGATATTGATACCACCGATCTGAAAAGTTTTATCAGAGAAAGGGGCATAGCTGCTGCTGGCGGATATATCAGCCATGAACCGGATTATCAGCTTTCTGAGATTACCTTTCTTCCTGTAATTGAAAATCCGGGAAAAATACTTTGCGTTGGTATGAATTATCAGACCAAGCGCACGGAGTTCAGCATTACTTCGGATGCGCCTACCCTATTCATCCGGTTTCCTGATTCTCAGACTGCGCATCTGGGTGAGATCATGAAACCTGTGCTAAGCGACCAGCTCGATTATGAAGGTGAGCTGGTTATCATCATTGGAAAACCCGGCCTGAACATCACCGAGCAAGACGCCGCAGAATACATCGCGGGTTATTCCTGCTATATGGATGGCTCCGTGCGTGACTGGCAGCATACCTGGTTCACAGCTGGCAAAAATTGGAGCAAAACCGGTGGGTTCGGTCCCTGGCTGGTTACATGTGATGAGGTTCCGGATCCGCAAAAGCTCCAAATAAAAACCTGGCTAAATGGTGAAAGTGTTCAGCAGGACAACACAGCCAACATGGTTCATTCAATAAGCAAAATTATCAGCTACGTGAGCACCTTCACGCAGCTATCTCCGGGTGATGTCATTTTGACAGGATCGCCAGGCAGCGTTGGCCGTTCACGTAATCCGCAGATATTTCTTAATGACGGTGATGTTATAGAAGTTGAAATTGAGTCAATCGGGCGTCTGACTAATTTCGTCGTCGCAGCTTCAAAATAA
- a CDS encoding MFS transporter has product MSENALKGNALIGKNRWTIILPAVFIMYTISFFDRVNIGMALPHITAEMGLSSVEAGWLGSAFAWGYVATQFTAGWLALRFGSRRIIGVSLFLFGACAMLTGLTRNFGELVAIRFLLGLAEGPIQAATAMFLAQWFMKPERGRAFGIWNLSLGAGAFLAGPISGWVLAHHNWRMMMVIEGAPAWLFCIIWFYVVPKSIQAASWLSAEDRDHIQKDLAAEQSNYVKEKSDPWWTILKIPALWLMLIGYSLHSMLAYGFTLWLPTALKDYGTLSEFMVGLISGMPFLMTMVGIWYITRRSDKYNQERRLHAAIPTVLCGVALLTAAFVPLSYYWVQIALFMFVGLTMKMLVPLVYVRLTEVLPTKKAVPAVAFVGACSNFIGQFGGPLVAGYLKHLGGGTDMTLAWGVLGLFSIVGGVLFALAVGREEHVWDIRQAFRVSSHRTVSARE; this is encoded by the coding sequence ATGAGTGAGAATGCTCTTAAAGGTAATGCACTTATCGGGAAAAATCGCTGGACAATAATACTCCCCGCCGTGTTTATCATGTATACCATTTCTTTTTTCGACCGGGTGAATATTGGCATGGCACTGCCCCATATTACGGCCGAAATGGGGCTCAGTTCGGTTGAGGCTGGCTGGCTTGGGAGCGCATTTGCGTGGGGCTACGTGGCTACGCAGTTTACCGCCGGTTGGCTGGCACTCCGTTTTGGTTCGCGCAGAATTATTGGCGTCAGCCTGTTTCTTTTTGGTGCCTGCGCCATGCTTACCGGCCTGACGCGAAACTTCGGTGAACTGGTTGCGATCCGCTTCTTGCTGGGACTCGCTGAAGGCCCGATTCAGGCCGCCACGGCGATGTTTCTGGCGCAGTGGTTTATGAAGCCGGAACGGGGTCGCGCTTTTGGTATCTGGAATCTCAGCCTGGGTGCCGGGGCGTTTCTGGCCGGTCCGATATCTGGCTGGGTCCTCGCGCACCATAACTGGCGCATGATGATGGTGATTGAAGGTGCACCGGCGTGGCTGTTCTGCATCATCTGGTTTTATGTTGTACCCAAAAGCATTCAGGCCGCAAGCTGGCTGAGCGCCGAAGACCGGGATCATATCCAGAAAGACCTGGCGGCTGAGCAGTCAAACTATGTGAAAGAGAAATCCGATCCATGGTGGACCATTCTTAAAATACCCGCACTCTGGCTGATGCTTATCGGATACTCCCTGCATAGCATGCTGGCTTACGGCTTTACCCTCTGGCTGCCGACGGCACTCAAGGATTACGGAACGCTCAGTGAATTCATGGTTGGTCTGATCAGCGGAATGCCCTTCCTGATGACCATGGTGGGCATCTGGTATATCACCCGACGGTCAGATAAATACAATCAGGAGCGGCGGTTGCATGCCGCTATTCCCACCGTCTTGTGTGGTGTCGCTTTATTGACTGCCGCTTTTGTGCCGCTGTCATATTACTGGGTTCAGATAGCATTGTTCATGTTTGTCGGCCTGACAATGAAGATGCTTGTGCCGCTGGTTTACGTCCGGTTGACTGAAGTCCTTCCGACAAAGAAAGCGGTCCCTGCGGTGGCATTCGTAGGCGCATGCAGCAATTTCATTGGACAGTTTGGCGGACCGCTCGTTGCCGGCTACCTGAAACATCTGGGGGGCGGCACTGATATGACGCTCGCCTGGGGCGTTCTGGGCCTGTTCTCAATCGTTGGTGGAGTGCTTTTTGCCCTTGCCGTAGGCCGTGAAGAACACGTCTGGGACATTCGACAGGCGTTCAGGGTTTCTTCCCACAGGACAGTTTCCGCACGGGAATAA
- a CDS encoding helix-turn-helix domain-containing protein, giving the protein MNSFTRDLLIWIEKNLDQKISLEDVSVRAGYSKWYLQRLFRAETGLTLASYIRQRKLYRAAIMLKMTSLSVIEIVDRLGFSTQQTFTRTFKRHFGLAPGRYRESELWDFDGLLPEFTGEYPVLPAPQRIMANLHTLPGISLSYNCNSTDLGNVRLHTEQRQALFRIAGKMPNDVFPISFAAMCEPSSSNAEQINFSLTFAKVIPEGHTSLDGAAAFLRFPFQGTPEQLTEMQVNIYDHIMPLRREARRTGHDFFICESKVEPYKGELSFRGCYYIPVTDKKAQIDC; this is encoded by the coding sequence ATGAACAGCTTTACGCGAGATTTATTGATTTGGATTGAAAAAAATCTTGACCAGAAAATTTCTCTAGAAGATGTTTCAGTAAGGGCAGGATACAGTAAGTGGTATCTTCAGCGACTGTTCAGGGCTGAAACCGGACTTACACTCGCTTCCTACATCCGCCAAAGAAAGCTATACAGGGCTGCAATCATGCTGAAAATGACCAGCCTTTCCGTTATCGAAATAGTTGATAGGTTGGGTTTCAGTACGCAGCAAACATTTACCCGTACCTTCAAGCGTCATTTTGGTCTGGCGCCAGGTCGCTATCGTGAGTCTGAGCTCTGGGATTTTGACGGGCTGCTTCCCGAATTTACTGGAGAATATCCAGTATTGCCAGCCCCGCAGCGTATTATGGCAAATCTGCATACACTACCGGGTATCAGTCTGAGCTATAACTGTAACAGTACGGATCTTGGTAATGTGCGGCTCCACACCGAGCAGCGCCAGGCATTATTTCGCATAGCCGGAAAAATGCCGAATGATGTATTTCCGATATCCTTCGCTGCAATGTGTGAACCGTCTTCCAGTAACGCTGAACAAATAAACTTCAGCCTGACGTTTGCAAAAGTTATCCCGGAAGGCCACACCAGCTTAGATGGTGCAGCGGCATTTCTACGGTTTCCTTTTCAGGGAACACCTGAGCAGTTGACAGAAATGCAGGTAAATATTTACGACCATATTATGCCACTTAGACGCGAAGCCCGCCGGACCGGACATGATTTTTTTATATGCGAAAGTAAGGTGGAACCATATAAAGGTGAGTTAAGCTTCCGGGGGTGTTATTACATACCTGTAACTGACAAAAAAGCTCAAATCGATTGTTAA
- a CDS encoding TetR/AcrR family transcriptional regulator codes for MTDMSSLAGLRKDAQRNRKHILDVARQAFVSEGVNVSMDAIAKKAGVGAGTLYRHFPSKDALLASLLDHHHLVLEQQRLIIEAEESDSGRSLEKWIDALGDWMLAYHGLPEPLQAACQAQSALTPACLNVIDKTETILQAAQNDGLARRDLNGRDIFIAALAVAWASGIKVADQRTRVVLSDMLKKGWGASETQPKS; via the coding sequence ATGACTGATATGTCTTCCCTGGCTGGGCTCCGCAAGGATGCACAACGTAATCGAAAGCACATTCTTGATGTAGCCCGCCAGGCATTCGTGAGCGAGGGCGTCAATGTTTCTATGGATGCAATTGCCAAAAAAGCAGGGGTGGGGGCCGGGACCCTTTATCGTCATTTCCCAAGTAAAGATGCATTGCTTGCTTCGCTGCTGGATCACCATCATTTAGTACTGGAACAACAGCGTTTGATCATTGAGGCGGAAGAAAGCGATAGCGGACGATCACTGGAGAAGTGGATCGACGCGCTGGGCGACTGGATGCTTGCTTATCACGGCCTTCCTGAACCTTTGCAGGCTGCATGTCAGGCTCAGTCGGCTTTGACTCCTGCCTGCCTTAATGTCATCGACAAGACTGAGACTATTCTTCAGGCAGCTCAAAATGATGGGCTTGCCCGTCGGGATTTGAACGGGCGTGACATTTTCATCGCAGCCTTGGCTGTAGCATGGGCAAGCGGCATTAAGGTCGCAGACCAACGGACACGAGTTGTACTTAGCGACATGCTGAAGAAAGGATGGGGGGCAAGTGAAACACAACCGAAGAGCTGA
- a CDS encoding NADPH-dependent F420 reductase: protein MKIGILGTGNIGKTLVQKLTKASHEIKVANSRGPETIDAQILTSGARAVTSQDAMKDVDVIILSIPFASHSTIKPLMADVPEETVVIDTANYYPVRDGIIQDIENGMVESLWVAELLGRPIAKAWNAIGARAFAESGMVSGNPDRIAIPVAADRKNDRDIAMRLVEATGFDAFDAGTLADSWRQQPGSPVYCTNLKKHEMATALDTADKARLPKRRDLVTAVVLERFGAEKLSNSDADFLTTLNRIIYR, encoded by the coding sequence ATGAAGATAGGTATTTTAGGCACTGGTAATATCGGGAAAACACTCGTCCAGAAACTGACCAAAGCAAGCCATGAAATTAAAGTCGCGAATTCTCGCGGGCCCGAGACGATTGATGCTCAGATCCTGACTTCTGGCGCCCGTGCGGTAACATCTCAGGACGCGATGAAGGACGTAGACGTAATTATTCTCTCAATTCCCTTTGCGAGCCACTCGACGATTAAGCCCCTTATGGCAGACGTTCCTGAGGAAACTGTAGTGATCGACACTGCTAATTATTATCCGGTACGGGACGGTATAATTCAGGATATTGAGAACGGCATGGTGGAAAGCCTGTGGGTTGCCGAGCTGTTGGGTAGGCCGATTGCCAAGGCATGGAACGCAATAGGAGCACGTGCTTTTGCCGAATCAGGGATGGTGTCAGGCAACCCAGACCGTATCGCAATTCCCGTCGCAGCAGACCGAAAGAACGATCGTGATATAGCAATGCGATTGGTAGAAGCAACTGGTTTCGATGCATTCGACGCTGGCACTCTGGCTGATTCATGGCGTCAGCAACCCGGATCGCCAGTTTACTGCACAAACCTCAAAAAGCATGAGATGGCTACAGCGTTGGATACGGCAGATAAAGCACGTCTCCCCAAACGCCGTGACCTGGTAACAGCAGTGGTACTAGAACGTTTCGGCGCAGAGAAGTTGAGTAATTCCGATGCAGATTTCCTCACGACTTTGAACCGCATCATTTACAGATAG
- a CDS encoding LysR family transcriptional regulator — protein MDLNALKIFIKVGETQSFTKAAQALGLTQSGVSRAITRLELDLRVTLLNRNTHSVSLTTDGVFLYESSRSLMHEMDEVGHSITGRTVFPEGELKITTPSAYGRLVIIPMLKEILDRYPALTIDAVMTDRLVDLVEEGFDAAIRIGSVQDSRLIARTIKHLRFVTVASPEYLNSHGIPKEPAELVQHNCLAVKAQKTGRSTKWFYYIAGEQQAFDIKGNLVVDTADVLLEAALSGMGVVQIMDFAVGKYLENGKLVELLQEYSEASIPLSLIYAKSRHRSPKISTLLAALGINT, from the coding sequence ATGGATTTAAACGCGCTTAAAATCTTTATTAAAGTAGGGGAAACGCAGAGTTTTACCAAAGCTGCGCAGGCATTGGGCCTCACCCAATCAGGGGTCTCGCGTGCAATTACCAGACTCGAGCTCGACCTCCGTGTTACCTTGCTTAACCGCAATACCCACTCTGTAAGTCTGACTACCGATGGCGTTTTTTTATATGAATCCTCAAGAAGCCTGATGCATGAAATGGATGAGGTTGGGCATTCGATTACCGGCAGAACTGTATTCCCTGAAGGCGAACTAAAAATAACGACACCTTCTGCCTATGGCCGATTGGTAATTATTCCTATGCTCAAAGAGATCCTGGACAGATATCCGGCATTAACAATTGACGCGGTTATGACTGACCGATTGGTTGATTTGGTGGAAGAAGGCTTTGACGCGGCGATTAGAATTGGCAGCGTACAGGACTCACGGCTTATCGCAAGAACCATCAAGCATTTACGTTTTGTCACCGTTGCGTCACCGGAATATTTAAACAGCCACGGAATCCCTAAAGAGCCAGCGGAACTGGTACAGCATAACTGTCTGGCTGTTAAAGCACAGAAAACTGGGCGTAGCACAAAGTGGTTTTATTATATAGCGGGAGAACAGCAGGCTTTTGATATTAAGGGTAATCTGGTCGTCGATACTGCGGATGTACTGTTAGAGGCGGCACTCAGCGGGATGGGGGTTGTTCAAATAATGGACTTTGCGGTCGGTAAATATCTGGAAAACGGTAAACTGGTCGAGCTACTACAAGAATACTCCGAGGCTTCGATTCCGCTTTCATTAATTTATGCAAAATCGCGCCATCGTTCGCCTAAAATCAGTACATTGCTGGCAGCGTTAGGAATAAATACTTGA